The following are encoded together in the Glycine soja cultivar W05 chromosome 5, ASM419377v2, whole genome shotgun sequence genome:
- the LOC114413107 gene encoding ubiquitin carboxyl-terminal hydrolase 4 codes for MGAAGSKLEKALGDQFPEGERYFGLENFGNTCYCNSVLQALYFCVPFREQLLEYYGNNKSILDGEENLLTCLADLFSQISSQKKKTGVIAPKRFVQRLKKQNELFRSYMHQDAHEFLNFLLNELVDILEKEAQAAKTDQETSPPSEKAVNGPKNGQANGVHKEPLVTWVHKNFQGILTNETRCLQCETVTARDETFLDLSLDIEQNSSITSCLKNFSSTETLNAEDKFFCDKCCSLQEAQKRMKIKKPPHILVIHLKRFKYMEQLGRYKKLSYRVVFPLELKLSNTVEDADIEYSLFAVVVHVGSGPNHGHYVSLVKSHNHWLFFDDENVEMIDESAVQTFFGSSQEYSSNTDHGYILFYESLGSGNRS; via the exons ATGGGTGCTGCGGGCTCCAAGCTCGAGAAGGCTCTCGGAGACCAATTCCCCGAAGGAGAACGTTACTTTGGCCTCGAGAATTTCGGCAACACTTGTTACTGCAACAGCGTCTTGCAG GCACTATACTTCTGTGTTCCGTTTCGCGAACAATTACTAGAGTATTATGGAAATAACAAAAGCATATTGGACGGGGAAGAAAATCTTTTAACTTGCTTAGCGGACTTATTTTCACAG ATAAGTTCCCAGAAGAAAAAAACTGGTGTCATTGCTCCCAAACGATTTGTACAGAGGTTGAAAAAACAGAATGAACTCTTCCGTAGCTATATGCACCAG GATGCCCATGAGTTCTTGAACTTTTTGCTGAATGAACTTGTTGACATTCTGGAGAAAGAGGCTCAGGCTGCAAAAACTGATCAGGAGACATCTCCACCTTCTGAAAAGGCTGTTAATGGGCCCAAGAATGGTCAAGCTAATGGTGTTCACAAAGAGCCTTTAGTTACTTGGGTACACAAAAATTTTCAG GGAATACTCACCAATGAGACAAGGTGCTTGCAATGTGAAACAGTGACGGCTAGAGATGAAACATTTTTGGACTTGAGTCTTGATATTGAGCAAAACAGTTCAATTACAAGCTGTTTGAAAAATTTCAGTTCCACCGAGACACTGAATGCTGAAGACAAATTTTTTTGCGACAAATGCTGCAG TTTGCAAGAAGCTCAGAAGAGGATGAAGATAAAGAAACCACCTCACATCTTGGTCATCCATCTTAAGCGGTTTAAGTACATGGAACAGCTAGGCCGCTACAAGAAGCTGTCCTACCGGGTTGTTTTCCCCCTTGAGCTGAAGTTGAGTAACACAGTTGAAGATGCGGATATTGAGTATTCTCTATTTGCAGTAGTTGTCCATGTTGGGAGTGGGCCCAACCACGGGCATTATGTCAGTCTTGTGAAAAGCCATAACCACTGGTTATTTTTTGATGACGAAAATGTAGAGATGATTGACGAGTCTGCTGTGCAGACGTTCTTTGGATCATCACAGGAGTATTCAAGTAATACAGACCATGGGTACATTTTGTTCTATGAGAGCCTTGGCTCTGGTAACAGGAGTTAG
- the LOC114413106 gene encoding calmodulin-binding transcription activator 3-like isoform X1: MAEARHYVPPSQLDIKQIILEAQHRWLRPAEICAILSNHKKFLIASEPAHMPPSGSLFLFDRKVLRYFRKDGHNWRKKKDGKTVREAHERLKAGSVDVLHCYYAHGEENENFRRRTYWLLEEELSHIVLVHYRHVKGTKANFTCAKENEETLPYAQQTDKIMPKTEMETSLSSTLHPHSYQVPSQTMDRSMNSSQASEYEEAESAFNNHASSEFYSFLELECPVEKITPQPADSYSPRPLTRKSVPNMNCIIESGTDDQEKSPVIPGVNYISLTQDNKIKDIHNFGLTYESPKPLGFSSWEGILKNNAGSQHVPFQPLFPGTQPDNMGINSKFSQGHEIMVPYLTTSIAKQHENGSLIQAEGNWQAYDVDSLRMSSWPIDSAYSGSSCDITCSNREQEVNDVDLQKSLEQCLLHPYKQNKVFMQNDPQEKLLNEKEKIKSDLEANRILDGIEDTYFTFKRTLLDGSPAEEGLKKLDSFNQWMSKELADVEESNKPSTSGGYWDTVESENEVGNTTIPSQGHLDTYVLDPSVSHDQLFSIIDYSPSWAFEGSEIKVIISGRFLRSQHEAEQGKWSCMFGEVEVPAEIIAKGVLCCHTPPHKAGRVPFYVTCSNRLACSEVREFDFQVNYTPEVNTTGENRGSTFDTFSIRFGELLSLGHAFPQNSDSISVSEKSQLRSKINSLLREEEDDWDKLLKLTQEEDFSPENLQEQLLQNLLKDKLHAWLLQKITEEGKGPNILDEGGQGVLHFASALGYDWALEPTIVAGVNVNFRDVNGWTALHWAAFCGRERTVAFLISLGAAPGALTDPCPEHPSGRTPADLASANGHKGIAGYLAESSLSAHLTTLDLNRDAGENSGAKVVQRVQNIAQVNDLDGLSYELSLKDSLAAVRNATHAAARIHQVFRMQSFQRKQLKEYDDKLGLSDERALSLVKMNMKSHKSGPRDEPVHAAAVRIQNKFRSWKGRREFLMIRQRIVKIQAHVRGHQVRKSCGKIIWSVGILEKVILRWRRKGSGLRGFKPEANSEGTMIQDVSSTDDDYDVLKEGRKQTEQRLQKALARVKSMVQYPEARDQYHRLLNVVTEIQENQVKHESSYNNSEEPREFGDLNDLEALLDEDIFMPTAT; encoded by the exons ATGGCTGAGGCCAGACACTACGTCCCCCCCTCTCAATTGG ATATTAAGCAAATTATTTTAGAAGCACAGCATCGATGGCTACGTCCGGCTGAAATCTGTGCAATTCTCAGTAATCACAAGAAGTTTCTAATTGCTTCGGAACCTGCACATATGCCACCAA GTGGTtcacttttcttatttgatcGGAAGGTGCTGAGATACTTCAGAAAGGATGGCCATAACTGGAGGaagaaaaaagatggaaaaacagTTAGAGAAGCTCACGAGAGACTAAAG GCTGGAAGCGTGGATGTGTTGCATTGCTACTATGCCCatggagaagaaaatgaaaattttcgaAGACGCACATATTGGCTACTTGAAGA GGAACTCTCTCACATTGTTCTCGTCCATTATCGACATGTGAAG GGAACCAAGGCAAATTTTAcatgtgctaaagaaaatgaagaaactcTTCCTTATGCTCAACAAACTGATAAAATTATGCCCAAAACAGAGATGGAAACTTCTTTATCATCTACTCTTCATCCACATAGTTACCAGGTTCCTTCACAAACTATGGATAGAAGCATGAACAGTTCCCAAGCATCAGAATATGAAGAAGCAGAATCTG CATTCAACAACCATGCAAGTTCTGAGTTTTATTCTTTCCTTGAGTTAGAATGCCCTGTTGAGAAGATTACACCTCAACCTGCTGATTCTTATTCTCCTCGGCCACTCACAA GAAAGTCTGTACCTAACATGAACTGCATTATTGAATCTGGGACAGATGATCAAGAGAAGTCACCTGTCATTCCTGGGGTGAATTATATCTCACTCACTCAAGACAATAAAATCAAAGACATTCATAATTTTGGATTGACATATGAATCCCCAAAACCCCTTGGCTTTTCCTCATGGGAAggtatcttaaaaaataatgctGGAAGTCAACATGTGCCTTTTCAGCCTTTATTTCCTGGAACACAGCCTGACAACATGGGAATCAATAGCAAATTTTCCCAAGGACATGAGATAATGGTGCCATATTTGACCACCAGCATTGCTAAGCAGCATGAGAATGGAAGTCTCATACAAGCTGAAGGAAATTGGCAG GCTTATGATGTTGATTCTTTACGCATGTCCAGTTGGCCTATAGATAGTGCTTATTCAGGCTCATCATGTGACATAACTTGCAGCAACCGTGAGCAGGAGGTTAATGATGTTGATTTGCAGAAATCCTTGGAACAGTGTCTTCTACATCCATACAAACAAAACAAGGTTTTCATGCAAAATGATCCTCAGGAAAAACttttgaatgaaaaagaaaagataaaatcagACCTAGAGGCCAATAGAATCCTGGATGGAATAGAAGACACATATTTCACTTTTAAAAGGACTCTGTTAGATGGATCTCCAGCAGAAGAGGGTCTGAAGAAGCTTGACAGTTTCAACCAATGGATGAGTAAAGAGCTTGCAGATGTGGAAGAGTCTAATAAACCATCCACTTCTGGTGGTTATTGGGATACAGTTGAAAGCGAAAATGAGGTTGGCAACACAACTATTCCTTCACAAGGGCACCTGGACACCTATGTATTGGATCCATCTGTTTCCCATGATCAGCTTTTTAGCATTATAGACTATTCCCCAAGCTGGGCATTTGAAGGGTCAGAAATTaag GTTATTATTTCTGGACGATTCTTAAGAAGTCAACATGAAGCAGAACAAGGTAAATGGTCATGCATGTTTGGCGAGGTAGAAGTGCCAGCAGAGATCATTGCAAAAGGTGTTCTTTGTTGTCATACTCCTCCACACAAGGCTGGGAGGGTACCTTTCTATGTAACTTGTTCCAATAGGTTAGCATGTAGTGAGGTGAGAGAATTTGATTTCCAAGTCAACTATACTCCAGAAGTTAACACTACAGGTGAGAATAGAGGCAGCACTTTTGATACTTTTAGTATCCGATTTGGAGAACTGTTGTCCCTGGGGCATGCCTTTCCTCAGAATTCAGATTCAATTAGTGTTAGTGAGAAATCTCAACTGAGAAGTAAAATCAATTCTTTACTGAGGGAGGAGGAGGATGATTGGGACAAGCTACTGAAACTTACTCAAGAGGAAGATTTTTCTCCAGAAAATTTACAGGAGCAGCTGCTTCAAAATCTTCTGAAAGATAAGTTACATGCATGGCTCCTTCAGAAAATAACAGAAGAGGGGAAAGGCCCTAATATATTAGATGAGGGTGGCCAAGGTGTGCTTCATTTTGCATCTGCTCTTGGCTATGATTGGGCCCTAGAACCCACAATAGTTGCTGGTGTGAATGTGAACTTTCGGGATGTAAATGGATGGACTGCTCTTCATTGGGCAGCATTTTGTGGCAG GGAGCGCACAGTTGCTTTCCTCATCTCTCTCGGCGCAGCACCTGGAGCACTGACTGAtccatgtccagaacatccttCTGGTAGAACACCAGCTGACCTAGCTTCTGCAAATGGACACAAAGGAATTGCAGGGTATCTTGCTGAGTCTTCACTAAGTGCACACCTCACAACTCTCGATTTGAACAGGGACGCAGGAGAAAATTCCGGAGCAAAAGTAGTCCAAAGAGTCCAAAACATTGCTCAAGTTAATGATCTTGATGGTTTATCATATGAATTGTCATTGAAAGATTCATTGGCTGCAGTGCGTAATGCCACCCACGCTGCAGCTCGTATTCATCAAGTTTTCAGAATGCAATCATTTCAGAGAAAACAACTGAAGGAATATGATGACAAACTTGGATTATCTGATGAACGTGCTCTTTCACTTGTAAAAATGAATATGAAATCACACAAGTCTGGACCACGTGATGAGCCTGTCCATGCTGCTGCAGTACGAATCCAAAACAAATTCCGCAGTTGGAAGGGAAGAAGAGAATTTTTAATGATTCGACAACGCATAGTAAAAATTCAG GCTCACGTGAGAGGTCACCAGGTCAGGAAAAGCTGTGGGAAGATAATTTGGTCCGTTGGAATCTTGGAGAAGGTTATTTTACGTTGGCGTCGAAAAGGTAGTGGTTTGCGTGGATTTAAACCGGAGGCCAATTCTGAGGGAACTATGATACAAGATGTATCTTCAACAGATGATGACTATGATGTCTTAAAAGAAGGCAGGAAGCAAACAGAGCAAAGGTTGCAGAAAGCCCTAGCTAGGGTGAAGTCAATGGTTCAGTATCCAGAGGCAAGAGACCAATACCATAGGCTGTTGAATGTTGTAACTGAGATCCAAGAAAATCAG GTAAAGCATGAGAGCAGTTATAACAATTCAGAAGAACCGAGAGAATTCGGTGACCTCAACGATCTTGAAGCATTGTTGGACGAAGATATTTTCATGCCTACAGCAACTTAG
- the LOC114413106 gene encoding calmodulin-binding transcription activator 1-like isoform X2, with protein MAEARHYVPPSQLDIKQIILEAQHRWLRPAEICAILSNHKKFLIASEPAHMPPSGSLFLFDRKVLRYFRKDGHNWRKKKDGKTVREAHERLKAGSVDVLHCYYAHGEENENFRRRTYWLLEEELSHIVLVHYRHVKGTKANFTCAKENEETLPYAQQTDKIMPKTEMETSLSSTLHPHSYQVPSQTMDRSMNSSQASEYEEAESAFNNHASSEFYSFLELECPVEKITPQPADSYSPRPLTNDQEKSPVIPGVNYISLTQDNKIKDIHNFGLTYESPKPLGFSSWEGILKNNAGSQHVPFQPLFPGTQPDNMGINSKFSQGHEIMVPYLTTSIAKQHENGSLIQAEGNWQAYDVDSLRMSSWPIDSAYSGSSCDITCSNREQEVNDVDLQKSLEQCLLHPYKQNKVFMQNDPQEKLLNEKEKIKSDLEANRILDGIEDTYFTFKRTLLDGSPAEEGLKKLDSFNQWMSKELADVEESNKPSTSGGYWDTVESENEVGNTTIPSQGHLDTYVLDPSVSHDQLFSIIDYSPSWAFEGSEIKVIISGRFLRSQHEAEQGKWSCMFGEVEVPAEIIAKGVLCCHTPPHKAGRVPFYVTCSNRLACSEVREFDFQVNYTPEVNTTGENRGSTFDTFSIRFGELLSLGHAFPQNSDSISVSEKSQLRSKINSLLREEEDDWDKLLKLTQEEDFSPENLQEQLLQNLLKDKLHAWLLQKITEEGKGPNILDEGGQGVLHFASALGYDWALEPTIVAGVNVNFRDVNGWTALHWAAFCGRERTVAFLISLGAAPGALTDPCPEHPSGRTPADLASANGHKGIAGYLAESSLSAHLTTLDLNRDAGENSGAKVVQRVQNIAQVNDLDGLSYELSLKDSLAAVRNATHAAARIHQVFRMQSFQRKQLKEYDDKLGLSDERALSLVKMNMKSHKSGPRDEPVHAAAVRIQNKFRSWKGRREFLMIRQRIVKIQAHVRGHQVRKSCGKIIWSVGILEKVILRWRRKGSGLRGFKPEANSEGTMIQDVSSTDDDYDVLKEGRKQTEQRLQKALARVKSMVQYPEARDQYHRLLNVVTEIQENQVKHESSYNNSEEPREFGDLNDLEALLDEDIFMPTAT; from the exons ATGGCTGAGGCCAGACACTACGTCCCCCCCTCTCAATTGG ATATTAAGCAAATTATTTTAGAAGCACAGCATCGATGGCTACGTCCGGCTGAAATCTGTGCAATTCTCAGTAATCACAAGAAGTTTCTAATTGCTTCGGAACCTGCACATATGCCACCAA GTGGTtcacttttcttatttgatcGGAAGGTGCTGAGATACTTCAGAAAGGATGGCCATAACTGGAGGaagaaaaaagatggaaaaacagTTAGAGAAGCTCACGAGAGACTAAAG GCTGGAAGCGTGGATGTGTTGCATTGCTACTATGCCCatggagaagaaaatgaaaattttcgaAGACGCACATATTGGCTACTTGAAGA GGAACTCTCTCACATTGTTCTCGTCCATTATCGACATGTGAAG GGAACCAAGGCAAATTTTAcatgtgctaaagaaaatgaagaaactcTTCCTTATGCTCAACAAACTGATAAAATTATGCCCAAAACAGAGATGGAAACTTCTTTATCATCTACTCTTCATCCACATAGTTACCAGGTTCCTTCACAAACTATGGATAGAAGCATGAACAGTTCCCAAGCATCAGAATATGAAGAAGCAGAATCTG CATTCAACAACCATGCAAGTTCTGAGTTTTATTCTTTCCTTGAGTTAGAATGCCCTGTTGAGAAGATTACACCTCAACCTGCTGATTCTTATTCTCCTCGGCCACTCACAA ATGATCAAGAGAAGTCACCTGTCATTCCTGGGGTGAATTATATCTCACTCACTCAAGACAATAAAATCAAAGACATTCATAATTTTGGATTGACATATGAATCCCCAAAACCCCTTGGCTTTTCCTCATGGGAAggtatcttaaaaaataatgctGGAAGTCAACATGTGCCTTTTCAGCCTTTATTTCCTGGAACACAGCCTGACAACATGGGAATCAATAGCAAATTTTCCCAAGGACATGAGATAATGGTGCCATATTTGACCACCAGCATTGCTAAGCAGCATGAGAATGGAAGTCTCATACAAGCTGAAGGAAATTGGCAG GCTTATGATGTTGATTCTTTACGCATGTCCAGTTGGCCTATAGATAGTGCTTATTCAGGCTCATCATGTGACATAACTTGCAGCAACCGTGAGCAGGAGGTTAATGATGTTGATTTGCAGAAATCCTTGGAACAGTGTCTTCTACATCCATACAAACAAAACAAGGTTTTCATGCAAAATGATCCTCAGGAAAAACttttgaatgaaaaagaaaagataaaatcagACCTAGAGGCCAATAGAATCCTGGATGGAATAGAAGACACATATTTCACTTTTAAAAGGACTCTGTTAGATGGATCTCCAGCAGAAGAGGGTCTGAAGAAGCTTGACAGTTTCAACCAATGGATGAGTAAAGAGCTTGCAGATGTGGAAGAGTCTAATAAACCATCCACTTCTGGTGGTTATTGGGATACAGTTGAAAGCGAAAATGAGGTTGGCAACACAACTATTCCTTCACAAGGGCACCTGGACACCTATGTATTGGATCCATCTGTTTCCCATGATCAGCTTTTTAGCATTATAGACTATTCCCCAAGCTGGGCATTTGAAGGGTCAGAAATTaag GTTATTATTTCTGGACGATTCTTAAGAAGTCAACATGAAGCAGAACAAGGTAAATGGTCATGCATGTTTGGCGAGGTAGAAGTGCCAGCAGAGATCATTGCAAAAGGTGTTCTTTGTTGTCATACTCCTCCACACAAGGCTGGGAGGGTACCTTTCTATGTAACTTGTTCCAATAGGTTAGCATGTAGTGAGGTGAGAGAATTTGATTTCCAAGTCAACTATACTCCAGAAGTTAACACTACAGGTGAGAATAGAGGCAGCACTTTTGATACTTTTAGTATCCGATTTGGAGAACTGTTGTCCCTGGGGCATGCCTTTCCTCAGAATTCAGATTCAATTAGTGTTAGTGAGAAATCTCAACTGAGAAGTAAAATCAATTCTTTACTGAGGGAGGAGGAGGATGATTGGGACAAGCTACTGAAACTTACTCAAGAGGAAGATTTTTCTCCAGAAAATTTACAGGAGCAGCTGCTTCAAAATCTTCTGAAAGATAAGTTACATGCATGGCTCCTTCAGAAAATAACAGAAGAGGGGAAAGGCCCTAATATATTAGATGAGGGTGGCCAAGGTGTGCTTCATTTTGCATCTGCTCTTGGCTATGATTGGGCCCTAGAACCCACAATAGTTGCTGGTGTGAATGTGAACTTTCGGGATGTAAATGGATGGACTGCTCTTCATTGGGCAGCATTTTGTGGCAG GGAGCGCACAGTTGCTTTCCTCATCTCTCTCGGCGCAGCACCTGGAGCACTGACTGAtccatgtccagaacatccttCTGGTAGAACACCAGCTGACCTAGCTTCTGCAAATGGACACAAAGGAATTGCAGGGTATCTTGCTGAGTCTTCACTAAGTGCACACCTCACAACTCTCGATTTGAACAGGGACGCAGGAGAAAATTCCGGAGCAAAAGTAGTCCAAAGAGTCCAAAACATTGCTCAAGTTAATGATCTTGATGGTTTATCATATGAATTGTCATTGAAAGATTCATTGGCTGCAGTGCGTAATGCCACCCACGCTGCAGCTCGTATTCATCAAGTTTTCAGAATGCAATCATTTCAGAGAAAACAACTGAAGGAATATGATGACAAACTTGGATTATCTGATGAACGTGCTCTTTCACTTGTAAAAATGAATATGAAATCACACAAGTCTGGACCACGTGATGAGCCTGTCCATGCTGCTGCAGTACGAATCCAAAACAAATTCCGCAGTTGGAAGGGAAGAAGAGAATTTTTAATGATTCGACAACGCATAGTAAAAATTCAG GCTCACGTGAGAGGTCACCAGGTCAGGAAAAGCTGTGGGAAGATAATTTGGTCCGTTGGAATCTTGGAGAAGGTTATTTTACGTTGGCGTCGAAAAGGTAGTGGTTTGCGTGGATTTAAACCGGAGGCCAATTCTGAGGGAACTATGATACAAGATGTATCTTCAACAGATGATGACTATGATGTCTTAAAAGAAGGCAGGAAGCAAACAGAGCAAAGGTTGCAGAAAGCCCTAGCTAGGGTGAAGTCAATGGTTCAGTATCCAGAGGCAAGAGACCAATACCATAGGCTGTTGAATGTTGTAACTGAGATCCAAGAAAATCAG GTAAAGCATGAGAGCAGTTATAACAATTCAGAAGAACCGAGAGAATTCGGTGACCTCAACGATCTTGAAGCATTGTTGGACGAAGATATTTTCATGCCTACAGCAACTTAG
- the LOC114413108 gene encoding ras-related protein RABH1e, producing the protein MATVSPLAKYKLVFLGDQSVGKTSIITRFMYDKFDTTYQATIGIDFLSKTMYLEDRTVRLQLWDTAGQERFRSLIPSYIRDSSVAVIVYDVANRQSFLNTNKWVEEVRTERGSDVIIVLVGNKTDLVDKRQVSIEEGDAKSREFGIMFIETSAKAGFNIKPLFRKIAAALPGMETLSSTKQEDMVDVNLKPTVNSSQTEQQGGGCSC; encoded by the exons ATGGCGACGGTGTCCCCTCTCGCCAAATACAAGCTCGTTTTCTTGGGCGATCAATCCGTTGGCAAAACCAGCATCATCACCCGCTTCATGTACGACAAATTCGACACCACCTACCAG GCAACTATTGGTATTGACTTTTTGTCAAAAACAATGTACCTTGAAGATAGAACTGTTCGCCTGCAGCTTTG GGATACTGCAGGGCAAGAAAGATTTAGAAGTCTCATTCCAAGCTACATAAGAGATTCTTCTGTTGCGGTTATAGTATATGATGTTGCTA ACAGGCAATCATTTCTGAACACTAACAAGTGGGTTGAGGAGGTTCGTACAGAACGTGGCAGTGATGTTATTATTGTATTGGTTGGAAACAAAACTGATCTTGTAGATAAGAG GCAAGTTTCAATAGAGGAAGGAGATGCAAAGTCCCGTGAGTTCGGAATCATGTTCATAGAAACCAGTGCAAAAGCAGGCTTCAATATCAAG CCTTTGTTTCGTAAGATTGCTGCTGCCTTGCCAGGGATGGAAACTCTTTCTTCTACAAAGCAGGAAGACATGGTCGATGTAAATTTAAAACCCACGGTGAATTCATCCCAGACAGAGCAACAAGGAGGAGGTTGCTCATGCTAG
- the LOC114411375 gene encoding syntaxin-112-like encodes MNDLMTKSFQSYAELKKQAEKDNLEDSHDIEAGKLNNPTDYHNLSQFFQEVEAIKVEMEEVATLLFDLLQLHEETKCTDSAKVLRGLRDRMVSDMVTLFCKARIINSRFEVLDQSNITNHTLSESCKEGIQIDDQNVCHKSFCWPGSCGQC; translated from the coding sequence ATGAATGATTTGATGACAAAATCGTTCCAAAGTTACGCCGAACTGAAGAAACAGGCTGAGAAGGACAATCTTGAAGATTCTCATGACATTGAAGCAGGGAAACTCAACAACCCCACGGATTACCATAACCTCTCACAGTTCTTCCAAGAAGTTGAAGCAATCAAGGTTGAAATGGAAGAGGTCGCTACCCTCTTATTCGACCTTTTGCAACTGCATGAAGAGACAAAGTGCACTGACAGTGCAAAAGTCCTACGTGGCCTAAGAGACCGCATGGTGTCTGACATGGTTACCTTGTTTTGCAAGGCAAGGATCATCAATTCAAGGTTCGAGGTTCTTGACCAATCCAACATAACCAATCACACTTTATCAGAATCCTGTAAAGAAGGAATCCAAATTGATGACCAGAATGTCTGTCACAAATCGTTTTGTTGGCCAGGATCGTGTGGCCAGTGTTGA